A single window of Caldimicrobium thiodismutans DNA harbors:
- a CDS encoding NADH-quinone oxidoreductase subunit D yields the protein MREKNSAYKELTYSVEDPFFSPFEIQMGPQHPSTHGVLKLRLVLEGEKIVDLEPVVGFLHRGLEKLAENLNYAQVLPLTDRLDYISAMNNNTGYALAVERLLGIEPPPRGKYLRTMVCELARIASHLLWLATHALDIGAMTVFLYCFREREMTLNFFEKICGARLTVSYPRIGGVRLDVEESVLEEIYNFIPYMYSKIEEYEGLLSENRIWLDRTKGVGVISGDEALAYGLTGPSLRGSGIPYDIRKHFPYDAYPEVEFEIPVGKNGDTYDRYWVRLQEMRQSLKIIKQCIEKMPEGPVCAELSPDLDMPLYKRAFKAEALGESTLIAFLNEGGEIVPKGELYSAVEGAKGELGFYLVSDGSGRPYRLHIRAPSFIHISALKKLTQDHFLADLVTIIGTLDIVMGECDR from the coding sequence ATGCGAGAAAAGAACTCAGCTTATAAAGAGCTTACCTATTCTGTTGAAGATCCCTTTTTCTCTCCCTTTGAAATTCAAATGGGGCCTCAGCACCCTTCAACACACGGGGTGCTGAAATTAAGGCTTGTTCTTGAAGGAGAAAAGATCGTTGATCTTGAACCAGTTGTAGGTTTTCTTCATCGGGGTCTTGAGAAACTTGCTGAAAATCTGAATTATGCCCAGGTTTTACCTCTTACAGACAGATTAGATTATATCTCTGCCATGAACAATAATACGGGATATGCCCTTGCAGTAGAAAGACTTCTCGGAATTGAGCCTCCACCACGGGGAAAATATCTGCGCACCATGGTTTGTGAACTTGCAAGAATTGCCAGCCATCTTCTTTGGCTTGCAACCCATGCTTTAGATATCGGAGCTATGACTGTTTTTCTTTATTGTTTCCGTGAAAGGGAGATGACTCTCAATTTCTTTGAAAAAATCTGCGGAGCAAGGCTTACAGTTAGCTATCCAAGAATTGGTGGAGTTAGACTGGATGTGGAGGAATCAGTGCTTGAGGAAATTTATAACTTTATTCCTTATATGTATTCAAAGATTGAGGAATATGAAGGGCTTCTCTCGGAAAATAGAATCTGGCTTGATAGAACCAAAGGAGTGGGTGTTATTTCAGGGGATGAGGCTTTGGCTTATGGTTTGACCGGCCCCTCCCTTAGAGGTTCTGGCATCCCCTATGATATAAGAAAGCATTTTCCCTATGATGCCTATCCCGAGGTGGAATTTGAAATTCCTGTGGGTAAAAATGGAGATACCTATGATAGATACTGGGTGAGGCTTCAAGAGATGAGGCAATCTTTAAAAATTATCAAACAGTGTATTGAAAAGATGCCGGAAGGACCTGTTTGTGCAGAACTTTCCCCTGATCTTGATATGCCCCTTTACAAGAGGGCTTTTAAAGCAGAAGCCTTGGGAGAAAGCACCCTTATTGCCTTTTTGAATGAGGGAGGTGAAATTGTTCCCAAAGGAGAACTTTACTCTGCTGTTGAAGGGGCAAAGGGGGAGCTTGGCTTTTATCTTGTGAGTGATGGATCAGGAAGACCATATAGACTTCACATAAGAGCCCCATCTTTTATTCACATTTCTGCTCTAAAAAAATTAACTCAAGATCATTTTCTTGCTGATTTGGTAACTATAATAGGAACTCTTGATATTGTTATGGGAGAGTGCGATAGATGA
- a CDS encoding 4Fe-4S dicluster domain-containing protein, protein MSEYVITQNQRKCIGCLACVVHCKVENNLPIGPRFCDILPVGPKDVNGIPRIYFVYMNCFHCEDAFCVRACPTGAMTRREKDGIVYVRDELCIGCKSCMKACPWGIPQWNPETGKVFKCHLCMHRLDRGEKPACVEGCTTSCLSFVLPEEATRKTREQYAQKIVENLKALLW, encoded by the coding sequence ATGAGCGAATATGTGATAACTCAGAACCAAAGAAAATGTATTGGTTGCCTTGCCTGTGTGGTTCATTGTAAGGTTGAGAATAATTTGCCAATTGGTCCAAGGTTTTGTGATATTCTACCTGTTGGACCAAAGGATGTAAATGGGATTCCAAGAATTTATTTTGTTTATATGAATTGTTTTCACTGTGAGGATGCCTTTTGTGTGAGGGCTTGCCCAACAGGAGCAATGACAAGAAGGGAAAAAGATGGAATTGTCTATGTGAGGGATGAGCTTTGTATTGGGTGTAAGTCCTGTATGAAGGCCTGTCCCTGGGGGATTCCCCAGTGGAATCCTGAAACAGGAAAGGTTTTTAAGTGTCATCTCTGTATGCATCGCCTTGATAGAGGCGAGAAGCCTGCCTGTGTTGAGGGATGCACAACTTCTTGTCTTTCCTTTGTTCTTCCCGAGGAAGCTACAAGAAAGACAAGGGAGCAATATGCTCAAAAAATTGTAGAAAATCTAAAAGCCCTTCTCTGGTAG
- a CDS encoding NADH-quinone oxidoreductase subunit B, whose amino-acid sequence MELFLGKLDDLINWARAGSLWPVTFGLACCAIEMMASGAARNDLDRFGIIFRASPRQSDCLIVAGTVTYKMAPILRRVYDQMSHPRWVVAMGSCACSGGVFRTYSTVQGVDEIVPVDIYVPGCPPRPEALIEGLLELRKMLREEKRTWGPYARKELSL is encoded by the coding sequence ATGGAGCTTTTTCTTGGTAAACTTGATGACTTAATAAACTGGGCAAGGGCAGGGTCTCTCTGGCCTGTTACCTTTGGGCTTGCCTGTTGTGCTATTGAGATGATGGCCTCTGGTGCTGCACGAAATGATCTTGACAGGTTTGGAATAATCTTTAGAGCCTCTCCCCGACAGTCCGATTGCTTAATTGTTGCTGGAACTGTCACCTATAAGATGGCTCCCATTTTAAGAAGGGTGTATGACCAGATGAGTCATCCCAGATGGGTGGTTGCCATGGGAAGCTGTGCCTGTTCAGGAGGAGTATTTAGAACTTATTCTACCGTTCAGGGAGTTGATGAGATAGTTCCTGTAGATATTTATGTGCCTGGATGCCCACCAAGGCCTGAAGCCCTGATTGAAGGCCTTCTTGAATTGAGAAAAATGCTTCGCGAGGAGAAAAGAACCTGGGGCCCTTATGCGAGAAAAGAACTCAGCTTATAA
- a CDS encoding NADH-quinone oxidoreductase subunit J family protein produces MIERGIALLILTGLFFIFTFFTFFFRHLVYQFLCILVLMVLHGVLYLYLNAEFLAAIQVIVYAGAILVMFLFTLFLFPEEELKDLKGDFKRIKYTSFLPIAIFICLLFLVLVKGIPESYSPLKIYFDLKEMSVLLFNEYWMAIFLLAFILSFPMVALYVFFKKEEESGDS; encoded by the coding sequence ATGATAGAAAGAGGAATTGCTCTTTTAATCTTAACAGGTCTTTTCTTTATTTTTACTTTTTTTACCTTTTTTTTCAGACATCTTGTGTATCAGTTTTTGTGTATCCTTGTTCTTATGGTTCTTCATGGAGTTCTTTATCTTTATCTCAATGCTGAATTTCTGGCAGCTATTCAGGTGATAGTTTATGCAGGGGCAATTCTTGTTATGTTTCTTTTTACTCTCTTTCTTTTCCCTGAAGAGGAATTAAAAGACCTTAAAGGGGATTTTAAAAGGATAAAATACACTTCCTTTTTGCCCATAGCTATTTTTATTTGTTTGCTCTTTTTGGTTCTGGTAAAGGGAATTCCAGAAAGTTATTCTCCTCTCAAAATTTATTTTGATTTGAAGGAAATGAGTGTTCTTCTCTTTAATGAGTATTGGATGGCGATTTTTCTTCTTGCCTTTATTTTAAGTTTTCCCATGGTTGCCCTTTATGTCTTTTTTAAAAAGGAGGAAGAAAGTGGAGATTCTTAG
- a CDS encoding proton-conducting transporter transmembrane domain-containing protein — translation MMFKEFILLSLLGFLFSFFILKDKERDYLWFTRIFIVFMTLLIIPDILSALRGTFLEYIYFKDFGFLLKFRLDQASLVFLWLNLLLYLFLYFFVQSEFKGHLFNGLMLMLFCVNNLFFLSGDTLTFFIFWEAMLIPATLLLWYFSKESPKRIALEFLIYNFGFSIFLLLGILFLYKYNQSFEFKLGGLYEAKWIASLLYIGIMVKTPVFPLHGWLLNTYYNLPSPVTAIFSGILSKYALYGFYRFYQKASLSLEIFLFLTIFSALYAGYIAWSNRDIKKIFTYMSMSHLNVMLAGSLAMLPYVSPFLIVPFGLFHGFLAFALFIYVYHMERTSGNLFIDEYGALTLTKPIFTFFFTTFLLVLSGFPLFGYFYLEFAMLSFVFKFSLLFGFLLSLGIAVNLIYKAIVFYRLIFIKKEGPGSKTLKDLSPSYTFFSVLIFLIVIFLTFYLSWLIKFLQGGGV, via the coding sequence ATGATGTTTAAAGAGTTTATTCTTTTATCTCTCTTGGGATTTCTTTTTTCTTTCTTCATCCTGAAAGATAAGGAAAGGGATTACCTCTGGTTTACAAGGATTTTTATAGTTTTTATGACTCTTTTGATAATCCCTGACATCCTCTCTGCCCTGAGGGGCACTTTTTTAGAATATATTTATTTTAAAGATTTTGGCTTTCTTCTTAAATTCCGACTTGATCAGGCCTCCTTAGTTTTTCTCTGGCTAAATTTACTTCTTTATCTTTTTTTATATTTTTTTGTGCAATCTGAGTTTAAGGGCCATCTTTTTAATGGACTTATGCTTATGCTTTTCTGTGTAAATAATCTTTTTTTTCTTTCTGGAGATACTTTAACCTTTTTTATCTTCTGGGAGGCCATGTTAATTCCTGCAACTTTACTTCTCTGGTATTTTTCCAAAGAAAGCCCAAAAAGAATAGCTCTGGAATTTTTGATTTATAATTTTGGTTTTAGTATCTTTTTATTACTGGGAATACTTTTTCTTTACAAATACAACCAATCCTTTGAATTTAAGCTTGGTGGTCTTTATGAGGCCAAATGGATAGCGAGTCTTCTCTACATAGGCATCATGGTAAAAACTCCTGTCTTTCCCCTTCATGGGTGGCTTCTGAATACTTACTATAATCTTCCAAGCCCTGTTACGGCAATTTTTTCAGGTATTTTGAGTAAGTATGCTCTTTATGGATTTTACAGATTTTACCAAAAGGCTTCTCTATCTTTAGAGATCTTTCTTTTTTTAACTATCTTTTCAGCACTTTATGCGGGTTATATTGCTTGGTCAAATAGAGATATTAAAAAGATTTTCACTTATATGAGTATGAGCCATCTTAATGTTATGCTTGCAGGATCTTTAGCTATGCTTCCTTATGTTTCTCCTTTTCTTATTGTTCCCTTTGGTCTTTTTCATGGATTTCTTGCCTTTGCCCTCTTTATCTATGTTTATCATATGGAGAGGACCTCAGGTAATCTCTTTATTGATGAGTATGGAGCTCTTACTCTTACTAAGCCAATTTTTACCTTCTTTTTTACTACCTTTCTTCTCGTTCTTTCTGGGTTCCCCCTTTTTGGATATTTTTATCTTGAATTTGCCATGTTAAGCTTTGTATTCAAATTTTCCCTGCTTTTTGGTTTTCTATTAAGCCTTGGAATAGCGGTAAATTTAATATATAAAGCTATTGTTTTTTACAGGTTAATTTTTATAAAAAAAGAAGGTCCTGGAAGTAAAACATTAAAAGATCTTTCTCCTTCCTACACCTTTTTCAGTGTTCTAATTTTTCTTATTGTGATTTTCTTAACTTTCTATCTTTCCTGGCTCATAAAGTTTCTCCAAGGGGGAGGTGTGTAA
- a CDS encoding monovalent cation/H+ antiporter subunit D family protein yields MKSEVFFPIGAILVSALAVPLIIYFGEKRPNHREAVSVIAGILKFLFVLALVPIVLEKKSYTIEILKIYEGISIKLLIDPLGVLFALGASFLWILTTFYSIGYMRGTHAIRQTRYFVAFALSLTATMGVAFSGNLLTLFLFYELMSIITYPLVAHKEDEESLEGARKYVIYLLGTAKLFLIPAMAITYYVSGTLDYAEKGIFTQEMLTGHKLALQIALILFLYGYNKCAIMPLHSWLPSAMVAPTPVSALLHAVAVVKTGAFSNVRVLLNIFGKEGILALGLQEFILFITAATILIASAIALTRQNFKARLAFSTVSQLSYIVFGTALFHPLSVIGGILHITAHAFSKITLFFSAGSVYVSTHYTEIPQLNGLARKMPLTFTAFFLASLSIVGVPGFIGFWSKFYLISGSLEAGLFLGALVFLLSSFLNAAYFLPIVFRALLKEPYQPKDIHHYTPYEKVVENYFCAIPLFITALLTLILALKIDVLYQLLKLIEVLYVG; encoded by the coding sequence ATGAAGAGTGAGGTTTTTTTTCCTATTGGAGCCATTCTTGTTTCAGCCCTTGCAGTTCCCTTAATCATTTATTTTGGAGAAAAAAGACCTAATCATAGAGAGGCAGTCTCTGTTATTGCAGGGATTTTGAAATTTTTATTTGTGCTTGCCCTTGTCCCCATTGTTCTTGAAAAGAAAAGTTATACCATTGAAATTCTTAAAATCTATGAGGGTATCTCCATAAAACTTCTTATTGATCCCTTAGGAGTCCTTTTTGCTCTTGGGGCCTCCTTTCTTTGGATTTTAACTACTTTTTATTCCATAGGTTATATGAGAGGAACTCATGCTATAAGGCAGACCCGTTATTTTGTAGCCTTTGCCCTTTCCCTTACAGCCACCATGGGAGTTGCCTTTTCCGGAAATCTTCTCACCCTTTTCCTCTTTTATGAGCTTATGTCTATTATCACCTATCCCCTTGTGGCACATAAGGAAGATGAAGAGTCCCTTGAGGGAGCAAGAAAATATGTAATTTACCTTCTTGGAACTGCAAAACTTTTCTTAATTCCAGCTATGGCAATAACTTATTATGTCTCCGGAACCCTTGATTACGCAGAAAAGGGAATCTTTACTCAGGAGATGTTAACAGGGCATAAACTTGCTTTACAGATAGCTCTTATTTTATTTCTTTATGGCTATAACAAGTGTGCTATTATGCCCCTTCACAGCTGGCTTCCTTCTGCCATGGTTGCTCCAACTCCTGTTTCAGCCCTTCTTCATGCTGTTGCCGTAGTAAAAACAGGAGCCTTTTCCAATGTGAGGGTTCTCTTAAATATCTTTGGAAAGGAGGGTATCCTTGCTCTTGGATTACAGGAATTTATTCTTTTTATTACCGCTGCTACCATACTTATTGCTTCAGCCATTGCCTTAACTCGCCAGAACTTTAAAGCAAGGCTTGCCTTTTCAACAGTAAGCCAGCTTTCCTATATTGTTTTTGGAACAGCCCTTTTTCATCCTTTATCTGTAATAGGAGGTATCCTTCATATTACTGCCCATGCCTTTTCAAAAATAACTCTCTTTTTCTCAGCAGGCTCGGTCTATGTCTCAACCCATTACACTGAGATTCCTCAATTGAATGGTCTTGCAAGGAAGATGCCCCTTACTTTTACTGCCTTTTTCCTTGCCAGTCTGAGTATAGTTGGGGTTCCTGGATTTATAGGATTCTGGAGTAAATTTTACCTTATTTCTGGATCTCTTGAAGCAGGTCTTTTTCTTGGGGCTTTGGTGTTTCTTTTAAGTTCCTTTTTAAATGCGGCCTATTTTCTTCCTATTGTTTTCAGGGCTCTTCTTAAAGAACCCTATCAACCTAAGGATATCCACCATTACACTCCCTATGAAAAAGTGGTTGAAAATTACTTCTGTGCCATTCCCCTTTTTATAACAGCCCTTTTAACCCTAATTCTTGCGTTAAAAATTGATGTGCTCTATCAACTTCTAAAACTCATTGAGGTGCTCTATGTGGGGTAA
- the nuoH gene encoding NADH-quinone oxidoreductase subunit NuoH, with product MGLNEGLFWTLLITLVKIAVVLGIVLLHAAYTVYAERKIIGRMQARLGPTEVGPYGLLQPIADLVKLLFKEDIIPREAHRVIFQVAPLLVLIFAITNLSVIPFHPSFYIADVNLGVLVILAFAGLGTYGIILAGYSSGSRYSLLGGLRSAAQILSYEIPLGLSLAGVILYAESFKLQDIVASQASSLFGMNAIPQLLGFIVFLICAFAETNRAPFDLPEAESELVAGYITEYSGFRMGIFFLGEYISMYVMALLISLCYLGGWTLPFWLTGLLPFLKGIPPILILIVKVYFIIFLYIWVRATFPRYRFDQLMNMSWKVLIPLSLINFIWIAILKWGMLR from the coding sequence ATGGGATTAAATGAGGGGCTTTTTTGGACCCTTTTGATCACTCTGGTGAAGATCGCAGTAGTCTTAGGGATAGTCTTGCTTCATGCAGCTTACACTGTTTATGCTGAGAGAAAGATAATAGGTAGGATGCAGGCTCGTCTTGGACCTACGGAAGTAGGTCCCTATGGACTTTTGCAGCCCATAGCGGATCTTGTGAAACTTCTCTTTAAAGAAGATATTATTCCTCGGGAAGCACATAGAGTTATCTTTCAGGTGGCTCCCCTTTTGGTTCTTATTTTTGCCATTACCAATTTAAGTGTTATTCCCTTTCATCCTTCCTTTTATATTGCGGATGTAAATTTAGGTGTGCTTGTAATTCTTGCCTTTGCTGGCCTTGGGACTTATGGAATAATCCTTGCAGGATACTCCTCAGGTTCAAGATATTCCCTTCTTGGAGGCTTACGATCTGCAGCCCAGATTTTAAGTTATGAAATACCTCTGGGTTTAAGTCTTGCAGGGGTTATTCTCTATGCAGAATCTTTTAAACTTCAGGACATTGTAGCATCTCAGGCCAGTTCCCTTTTTGGAATGAATGCTATTCCCCAGCTTCTCGGTTTTATAGTGTTTCTAATTTGTGCTTTTGCTGAAACCAATAGAGCCCCCTTTGATCTTCCTGAGGCAGAAAGTGAGCTTGTTGCTGGATATATCACAGAATATTCGGGTTTTAGAATGGGAATCTTTTTTCTTGGGGAATACATCTCTATGTATGTTATGGCCCTTTTAATAAGTCTTTGTTATTTGGGTGGGTGGACCCTTCCTTTCTGGTTAACAGGGCTTCTTCCCTTTTTAAAGGGTATCCCGCCAATACTTATTCTGATTGTAAAGGTCTATTTCATTATTTTCCTTTATATATGGGTTAGGGCTACTTTTCCCAGATATCGATTTGACCAGCTTATGAATATGAGCTGGAAAGTTTTAATACCTCTTTCCCTGATAAATTTTATCTGGATAGCCATACTTAAGTGGGGTATGCTAAGATGA
- the nuoK gene encoding NADH-quinone oxidoreductase subunit NuoK — translation MEILRVFASEYPFYVISGLLIFLGIGLFILKRNLLVAILALEVVFNGINLLFVTASHYFGDPKGKMIVLLTLAIAAGSFAIGLILVVNYYRLTKTLSMEKLTLLGEKDEE, via the coding sequence GTGGAGATTCTTAGAGTCTTTGCCTCAGAATATCCCTTTTATGTAATTTCAGGACTTCTTATTTTTCTTGGAATAGGGTTATTTATTCTCAAAAGAAATTTACTTGTTGCCATTCTTGCCCTTGAAGTAGTATTTAATGGAATAAACCTTCTTTTTGTTACAGCAAGTCATTATTTCGGAGATCCAAAGGGAAAAATGATTGTTCTTTTAACCCTTGCCATTGCAGCAGGTTCTTTTGCCATAGGTTTAATTCTTGTGGTCAATTATTATCGGCTTACAAAGACTCTCTCTATGGAAAAATTAACGCTATTAGGGGAAAAGGATGAAGAGTGA
- a CDS encoding NADH-quinone oxidoreductase subunit C — protein MKDKLSEILKEIEETFREALWERGEFRGQTYLIIRSREILKDLIRFLKDKGFNHLQTLTAVDYINLRKNPRFEVVYELYNLNERIALRLRVQVPEEDLSLESITDLFPGANFLEREVFDLFGIIFKGHPNLKRILLPENWKGHPLRKDYPLEPEEKPEDFIKLKELKKRLEEYGIK, from the coding sequence ATGAAAGATAAACTTTCAGAAATTCTTAAAGAAATTGAAGAAACCTTTAGAGAAGCCCTCTGGGAAAGGGGAGAATTTAGAGGTCAAACCTATTTAATTATTAGATCCAGGGAGATTCTCAAGGATCTTATAAGATTCCTGAAAGATAAAGGTTTTAATCACTTGCAAACCCTAACTGCTGTTGATTATATCAATCTTAGAAAAAATCCCCGTTTTGAAGTGGTTTATGAGCTTTACAATCTAAATGAGCGTATAGCCTTAAGATTGAGGGTTCAGGTTCCTGAAGAGGATCTCTCCCTTGAAAGTATTACAGATTTATTTCCAGGGGCAAATTTTCTTGAAAGGGAAGTTTTTGATCTTTTTGGAATTATCTTTAAGGGGCATCCCAATCTTAAAAGAATACTTCTTCCAGAGAACTGGAAAGGGCATCCCCTTAGAAAGGACTATCCCCTTGAGCCAGAAGAAAAACCTGAAGATTTTATAAAGCTTAAAGAATTGAAGAAGAGGTTAGAGGAATATGGGATTAAATGA
- a CDS encoding Na(+)/H(+) antiporter subunit D, with product MIDIIPPNLLALLIGPFIYFFYRKSLNYLALFTALLTFFIITQLDPGIYGGFKILDYEFLIKVDKLSLFFAYVFSLIGFIGLLYALHVEDRLQISAGLLYMACAVGVAFAYDWLSYYLFWEGLAVFAVLLVISARTREAYFSSIRYILVHAVSGLSLLLGILFLWYYQGITTVENLRSLSYSLPYFLILFAFVINAAVPPLNAWLPDAYPNSTIYGSVFLSAFTTKSAVYALVRVFPGEYILAIAGAIMAFYGVVYATLENNPRRLLSYHIISQVGFMVCGAGLGSTLALNGASAHAFAHIIYKGLLFMSAGAVIFATGLERIHLLGGFAKKNPWIALYFFVGALSISGVPLTSGFVSKGITIYASTLIHRPFEYILMELASIGTFFSIVLKMGYYIFFGKEGSYEIKPLPWNMHLAMIIASLLCILIGIFPGIYYQFLPYPIHYEPYTYQHTIGVISLFSCVALVFFAVRSYIAPKPKINLDTDWFYITLGKQIYRGLHRILEPIEYKYVGEFYKPLVDRFLVAIRNLLCAFNDGLLFSLNRSLPESIYIFSQKKARIFDGNLIKYIQIFVLAIIFFYLLGLISS from the coding sequence ATGATAGATATTATACCTCCTAATCTTTTGGCCCTTTTGATTGGCCCTTTTATTTACTTTTTTTATCGGAAGAGTCTGAATTATCTTGCCCTTTTCACTGCCCTTTTAACCTTCTTTATAATTACCCAGCTTGATCCAGGAATTTATGGTGGCTTCAAAATCCTTGATTATGAATTTCTTATAAAAGTTGATAAACTTTCACTTTTTTTTGCTTATGTATTCAGTCTCATTGGTTTTATAGGGCTGCTGTATGCCTTACATGTGGAAGATCGTCTGCAGATAAGTGCAGGTCTTCTTTACATGGCCTGTGCTGTAGGAGTTGCCTTTGCCTATGATTGGTTATCTTATTATCTTTTCTGGGAAGGGCTTGCAGTTTTTGCTGTTCTTCTTGTTATTTCTGCAAGAACCCGTGAAGCCTATTTTTCCTCTATAAGATATATACTTGTTCATGCGGTAAGTGGTTTGTCTTTGCTTCTTGGAATATTATTTCTCTGGTATTACCAAGGAATAACTACTGTAGAGAATCTCCGTTCTCTAAGTTATTCTTTACCCTATTTTTTAATTCTTTTTGCCTTTGTGATTAATGCTGCGGTTCCACCTTTAAATGCCTGGCTTCCTGATGCCTATCCCAATTCAACTATTTATGGTTCTGTCTTTCTTAGTGCCTTTACCACCAAGAGTGCGGTTTATGCACTGGTAAGGGTGTTTCCAGGGGAATATATATTGGCTATTGCTGGAGCCATTATGGCTTTTTATGGAGTTGTTTACGCAACCCTTGAAAATAATCCAAGAAGGCTTCTTTCCTATCATATTATCAGTCAGGTTGGTTTTATGGTGTGCGGAGCAGGGCTTGGAAGCACTTTGGCATTAAATGGGGCCTCAGCCCATGCCTTTGCCCACATTATATATAAAGGCCTTCTTTTTATGTCTGCAGGTGCAGTCATTTTTGCAACTGGCCTTGAGAGAATCCATCTCCTTGGTGGCTTTGCTAAGAAGAATCCCTGGATAGCGCTCTACTTCTTTGTAGGTGCCCTTTCTATCTCAGGAGTTCCCCTAACCAGTGGTTTTGTCTCAAAGGGTATTACCATTTACGCTTCCACCCTTATTCATCGCCCCTTTGAATATATCCTTATGGAACTTGCCTCCATAGGAACCTTCTTCAGCATTGTCCTTAAAATGGGTTATTATATCTTTTTCGGAAAAGAAGGATCTTATGAAATAAAGCCCCTTCCCTGGAATATGCATCTTGCCATGATTATTGCCTCTCTTTTATGTATTCTTATTGGGATTTTCCCTGGAATTTACTATCAGTTTTTACCCTATCCAATTCATTATGAGCCCTATACCTATCAACATACCATAGGAGTAATTTCTCTCTTTTCCTGTGTGGCACTGGTATTTTTTGCTGTTCGCTCATATATTGCTCCCAAACCAAAGATTAATCTTGATACGGATTGGTTTTACATAACCCTTGGGAAGCAGATTTACAGAGGCCTGCATAGAATTTTAGAACCCATAGAATATAAATATGTAGGAGAATTTTATAAGCCTCTTGTGGATAGGTTTTTGGTTGCCATAAGGAATCTTTTATGTGCCTTTAATGACGGGCTTCTTTTTAGTCTAAATCGCTCTCTTCCAGAAAGTATTTATATCTTTTCCCAAAAAAAGGCCCGTATCTTTGATGGAAACCTTATTAAGTATATCCAGATCTTTGTTTTAGCCATTATTTTCTTTTATCTTTTAGGCCTAATTAGTTCTTGA
- the nuoI gene encoding NADH-quinone oxidoreductase subunit NuoI: MRRDPKYLIFKDLLGGLLITLKTFFKKPVTVQYPRERVTVYPSFRGRHALVRDPETGTARCVACLKCVQVCPSRCIEVRYEVDPETGARKMLEYNLHALRCIYCGYCEEVCPVGAIVLTEWFEYSSRDRAGLIFDKERLLKNWDEFIEKYPEKVYTNKFWNLKGIPEILKPAPKREGILIKVRD, translated from the coding sequence ATGAGAAGGGATCCTAAATATCTTATCTTTAAAGATCTCCTTGGTGGGCTTTTAATTACCCTTAAGACCTTTTTTAAAAAACCTGTAACTGTTCAGTATCCAAGAGAAAGAGTAACGGTATATCCCTCCTTTAGAGGAAGACATGCTTTGGTGAGGGATCCTGAAACAGGAACTGCAAGATGTGTGGCCTGTTTGAAGTGTGTTCAGGTATGCCCTTCAAGATGTATTGAGGTGAGGTATGAAGTAGACCCTGAGACTGGGGCAAGAAAAATGCTTGAATATAATCTCCATGCTTTAAGATGCATTTATTGTGGGTATTGTGAAGAGGTTTGTCCTGTTGGAGCTATAGTTTTAACCGAATGGTTTGAATATTCTTCAAGGGATAGAGCAGGGCTTATCTTTGATAAAGAAAGGCTTCTTAAAAACTGGGATGAATTTATAGAGAAATATCCTGAAAAGGTATATACCAATAAATTCTGGAACCTTAAAGGAATACCTGAGATTTTAAAACCTGCTCCAAAAAGAGAAGGAATTCTGATAAAGGTGAGGGATTAA
- a CDS encoding NADH-quinone oxidoreductase subunit A — MERPDYFIPSGYLPILVMLIVAFIFGMGGLIFGALVRPKFYYSLKLIPYECGNEPTGLPWQRITIRYFPIAILFAVFDVEVGLLYAWCYGFSELSFSGFSIMLLFLIIIFAGFFYDLKKGLLDWQKGL, encoded by the coding sequence ATGGAAAGGCCGGATTACTTTATTCCCTCAGGTTATCTCCCTATTTTGGTTATGCTAATTGTTGCTTTTATTTTTGGTATGGGTGGACTTATTTTTGGAGCCCTTGTAAGACCTAAATTTTATTATTCTCTCAAGCTTATTCCCTATGAATGTGGAAATGAGCCAACTGGTCTTCCCTGGCAGAGAATAACCATTAGATACTTTCCTATAGCCATTCTTTTTGCAGTTTTTGATGTAGAAGTGGGTTTGCTTTATGCCTGGTGTTATGGTTTTTCGGAGCTAAGTTTTTCTGGTTTCTCAATTATGCTTCTTTTTTTGATTATTATTTTTGCTGGCTTCTTTTATGATTTAAAGAAAGGGCTTCTTGACTGGCAGAAAGGCTTATGA